In one Pseudomonas hydrolytica genomic region, the following are encoded:
- a CDS encoding sensor histidine kinase, translating to MSLPGRHSLLWRLAGALALFCLLLVSLYADVGRLLVQTASYLPESTRQVLREHAREAEAAWREGGSVGVDTFLEQLREREGIWAAVVDEHKHSLSSMPLDEAQQQRLDFVRRLDFPVGRPGSTPTFYVPFSDGQARLVLELPQRLDPRQYVELWELLLQRLLPALLAVALAVLLYRLLIAPLAMLRRQAAALSSGDLSARLGPRVTQRKDELGELARSFDHMAERLQGTVAFQRQLLRDLSHELRTPLARLRVAGESEQDVEALRQRLAREVLQMEKLVGDALELVWLDTERPRLPSEEVDVARLWDVLRENAAFETGWPVERMPCDLPADCRVIGHLNGLAQALENILRNAIRHSPQGGSVRLGGRREAGDWLLWIEDQGPGVAESELEAIFRPFTRLSAARPGGDGFGLGLAIARSMVETQGGRVWAHNGEPGLRVHIQLPAT from the coding sequence ATGAGCCTGCCGGGTCGGCACTCGCTGCTCTGGCGCCTGGCCGGAGCGCTTGCGCTGTTCTGCCTGCTGCTGGTCAGCCTCTATGCGGATGTCGGTCGGCTGCTGGTCCAGACCGCTTCCTATCTGCCCGAGTCGACTCGGCAGGTGCTGCGCGAGCATGCGCGCGAGGCCGAGGCGGCCTGGCGCGAGGGCGGGAGCGTCGGTGTGGACACCTTTCTCGAGCAGCTGCGCGAGCGCGAGGGAATCTGGGCGGCGGTGGTCGACGAGCACAAGCACTCGCTGTCGTCGATGCCGCTTGACGAGGCGCAGCAGCAGCGCCTGGATTTCGTGCGCAGGCTGGATTTCCCGGTGGGGCGACCGGGCAGCACGCCCACCTTCTATGTGCCGTTCAGCGATGGCCAGGCGCGCCTGGTGCTGGAGCTGCCGCAGCGCCTGGATCCACGGCAGTACGTCGAGCTCTGGGAACTGCTGTTGCAGCGCCTGCTGCCGGCACTTCTGGCCGTGGCCCTGGCTGTGCTGCTCTATCGTCTGCTCATCGCTCCGCTGGCGATGCTGCGCAGGCAGGCCGCGGCGCTGAGTTCCGGCGATCTGTCGGCCAGGCTGGGTCCGCGGGTGACGCAACGCAAGGACGAGCTGGGCGAGCTGGCGCGCAGCTTCGACCATATGGCCGAGCGTCTGCAGGGCACCGTGGCCTTTCAGCGTCAGCTGCTGCGCGACCTGTCCCACGAGCTGCGCACGCCGCTGGCGCGCCTGCGCGTGGCCGGCGAGAGCGAACAGGACGTCGAGGCCCTGCGCCAGCGCCTGGCGCGTGAAGTGCTGCAAATGGAGAAACTGGTGGGCGACGCCCTCGAGCTGGTCTGGCTGGACACCGAAAGGCCCCGCCTGCCGAGCGAGGAGGTGGACGTCGCCCGGCTGTGGGACGTGCTGCGCGAGAATGCCGCGTTCGAAACCGGCTGGCCCGTCGAGCGCATGCCCTGCGACCTGCCCGCCGACTGCCGCGTGATCGGGCACCTCAACGGCCTGGCGCAAGCGCTGGAGAACATCCTGCGCAATGCCATTCGCCACTCGCCGCAGGGTGGCTCGGTACGCCTGGGCGGGCGGCGCGAGGCGGGTGATTGGCTGCTGTGGATCGAGGACCAGGGGCCGGGAGTCGCCGAGAGCGAACTGGAAGCCATCTTCCGCCCCTTCACCCGGCTCAGTGCCGCGCGGCCCGGCGGCGACGGTTTCGGCCTGGGCCTGGCGATTGCCCGCAGCATGGTGGAAACGCAGGGCGGCCGCGTATGGGCGCACAACGGCGAGCCCGGGCTGCGCGTGCATATCCAGCTACCGGCGACCTGA
- a CDS encoding response regulator transcription factor codes for MMTHACPSARILAVEDDPLLASHLQSHLVARGFDVTLSHDGSEGLRLAEREDFDLILMDILLPGINGLDALQQLRRRRSVPVLLMSALGDEQNRIAGFSQGADDYLPKPFSLGELSVRVEAILRRVAYERREPQPGVGDDALQFDDGRSDVAYAGQWLGLTPSEYRVLELLWRHQDEALSKPFLYQQALRRAYAQHDRSLDMHVSHIRRKLQAVGYEAMRVDTVWGKGYILAQAGA; via the coding sequence ATGATGACCCACGCCTGCCCCTCGGCCCGCATTCTCGCCGTCGAGGACGACCCCCTGCTTGCCAGTCACCTGCAATCGCACCTGGTGGCCCGCGGCTTCGATGTGACCCTCAGCCATGATGGCAGCGAGGGGTTGCGCCTGGCCGAGCGCGAAGATTTCGACCTGATCCTGATGGACATCCTGCTGCCGGGCATCAACGGTCTGGATGCCCTGCAGCAACTGCGCCGGCGCCGCAGCGTGCCAGTGTTGCTGATGTCGGCGCTGGGCGATGAGCAGAATCGCATCGCCGGTTTCAGCCAGGGCGCCGACGATTACCTGCCCAAGCCCTTCAGCCTGGGCGAGCTGAGCGTGCGGGTGGAGGCCATTTTGCGCCGCGTCGCCTACGAGCGCCGTGAGCCGCAGCCGGGCGTTGGCGACGATGCCCTGCAGTTCGACGATGGCCGCAGCGACGTCGCCTACGCCGGTCAGTGGCTCGGTCTGACGCCCAGCGAGTACCGGGTGCTGGAGCTGCTGTGGCGGCACCAGGACGAAGCGCTGAGCAAGCCCTTCCTTTACCAGCAGGCGCTGCGCCGCGCCTATGCCCAGCATGACCGCAGCCTCGACATGCATGTCAGCCACATCCGCCGCAAGCTGCAGGCGGTGGGTTACGAGGCGATGCGGGTGGACACCGTCTGGGGCAAGGGCTACATCCTGGCGCAGGCCGGCGCATGA